The following proteins come from a genomic window of Pseudomonas sp. WJP1:
- a CDS encoding amidotransferase, with protein MSLRICILETDILRPELVDQYQGYGQMFKHLFSQQPIAAEFTVYNVMQGEYPSDDLTFDAYLVTGSKADSFGTDPWIETLKTYLLKRYERGDKLLGVCFGHQLLALLLGGKSERATQGWGVGTHKYKLAAKAPWMSPVKEELTLLISHQDQVTSLPENATVIASSDFCPFAAYHINDQVLCFQGHPEFIHDYSRALLEIRQQALGEQVYSKGIASLESEHHGTTVAEWMMRFVAHKPEAV; from the coding sequence ATGTCGTTACGCATCTGCATTCTGGAAACCGACATCCTGCGTCCGGAGTTGGTTGACCAATATCAGGGCTACGGGCAGATGTTTAAACACCTGTTTTCGCAGCAACCTATCGCCGCCGAATTCACCGTCTACAACGTGATGCAGGGCGAGTACCCCAGCGATGACCTGACGTTCGACGCCTACCTGGTGACCGGCAGCAAGGCCGATTCCTTCGGCACCGACCCGTGGATCGAAACGCTCAAGACCTACTTGCTCAAGCGCTACGAGCGCGGCGACAAGCTGCTGGGCGTGTGCTTCGGCCATCAGTTGCTGGCGCTGCTGCTGGGTGGCAAAAGCGAACGGGCGACGCAAGGCTGGGGCGTTGGCACCCATAAATACAAACTCGCCGCCAAGGCGCCATGGATGAGCCCGGTGAAGGAAGAGTTGACCCTGTTGATCAGCCACCAGGATCAGGTCACCTCGCTACCGGAAAACGCCACGGTGATCGCCTCCAGCGATTTCTGCCCGTTTGCCGCCTACCACATCAACGATCAGGTGCTGTGCTTCCAGGGACACCCGGAATTCATCCACGACTATTCCCGGGCGTTGCTGGAAATTCGCCAGCAGGCGCTGGGCGAGCAGGTGTATTCGAAAGGAATCGCAAGCCTGGAAAGTGAACACCACGGCACTACGGTTGCCGAGTGGATGATGCGCTTTGTGGCGCACAAACCCGAAGCCGTGTAG
- a CDS encoding lysophospholipid acyltransferase family protein, whose amino-acid sequence MLFALRMSLMGLHFIVAGVLGVVLGLCRPFNPDNSRLCARLYAWPAMCILRLRVKADVGPLMDKPESCVIIANHQSNYDLFVFGNVVPRRTVCIGKKSLKWVPLFGQLFWLAGNVLIDRGNAQKARQSMLTTTHTLQNEDTSIWVFPEGTRNLGEELLPFKKGAFQMAIAAGVPIVPVCVSSYVKHMRLNRWRSGKILIRSLPAIPTAGLSLDDMPMLMAQCRDQMRECIDSMDRQLQAA is encoded by the coding sequence ATGCTGTTCGCTTTACGTATGTCATTGATGGGCCTGCACTTTATTGTGGCGGGTGTGCTGGGCGTGGTGCTTGGCCTGTGTCGCCCGTTCAATCCGGACAACAGTCGCCTGTGCGCGCGCCTCTATGCGTGGCCAGCGATGTGCATTCTGCGACTGCGGGTGAAGGCCGACGTCGGGCCGTTGATGGATAAACCCGAGAGTTGCGTGATCATCGCCAACCACCAGTCCAACTACGATCTGTTTGTATTCGGCAACGTGGTGCCCCGCCGCACGGTGTGCATCGGTAAAAAGAGCCTGAAATGGGTGCCATTGTTCGGGCAGTTGTTCTGGCTGGCCGGCAATGTGTTGATCGACCGCGGCAATGCGCAGAAGGCGCGCCAGTCGATGTTGACCACCACCCACACCCTGCAAAACGAAGACACTTCGATCTGGGTGTTCCCGGAGGGCACGCGCAATCTGGGCGAAGAACTGTTGCCGTTCAAGAAAGGCGCCTTCCAGATGGCCATCGCGGCCGGGGTGCCCATCGTACCGGTGTGTGTCAGCAGTTACGTCAAACACATGCGCTTGAACCGCTGGCGCAGTGGGAAAATTCTCATCCGTTCCCTGCCGGCCATTCCTACCGCGGGATTGAGCCTGGATGACATGCCCATGCTAATGGCCCAGTGTCGCGATCAGATGCGCGAATGCATCGATTCGATGGATCGACAACTGCAAGCCGCTTGA
- the phbB gene encoding acetoacetyl-CoA reductase, translating into MESRSRIALVTGGMGGIGTAISQRLYKEGFKVIVGCSSDSSRKNDWAASQREAGYEFEFIYGDVTDWETTRKAFEMAREQFGQIDVLVNNAGITRDASFRKLTPEDWNSVIGTNLTGLFNTTKQVIEGMLSKGWGRVINISSINGQRGQFGQTNYSAAKAGIHGFTMALAREVSGKGVTVNTVSPGYIQTSMTAAIRPDILEGMISGIPVGRLGLPEEIASIVAWLASDESAYSTGADFSVNGGMNMQ; encoded by the coding sequence ATGGAATCGCGTAGTCGTATTGCTTTGGTAACGGGTGGTATGGGCGGTATTGGTACGGCAATCAGCCAGCGTCTGTACAAGGAAGGATTCAAGGTAATCGTCGGCTGCAGTTCTGATTCCAGCCGCAAGAACGACTGGGCTGCCAGCCAGCGCGAGGCGGGTTATGAGTTCGAGTTCATCTATGGCGACGTCACCGACTGGGAGACAACCCGCAAGGCTTTCGAGATGGCTCGTGAACAATTCGGCCAGATCGATGTGCTGGTCAACAACGCCGGCATCACCCGCGATGCGTCCTTTCGCAAGCTCACTCCAGAAGACTGGAACAGCGTGATCGGGACCAACCTGACAGGCCTGTTCAACACCACCAAGCAGGTCATTGAAGGCATGCTCTCCAAGGGTTGGGGACGGGTCATCAATATCTCCTCGATCAACGGTCAGCGTGGCCAGTTCGGCCAGACCAACTACTCCGCCGCCAAGGCTGGCATCCATGGTTTCACCATGGCACTGGCCCGGGAAGTCTCCGGCAAGGGCGTGACCGTCAACACCGTATCCCCAGGCTACATCCAGACCTCCATGACCGCGGCCATTCGGCCGGACATTCTCGAAGGCATGATCTCGGGCATCCCGGTGGGTCGCCTTGGCCTGCCGGAAGAGATCGCCTCGATCGTGGCCTGGCTGGCGTCCGATGAGTCTGCCTACAGCACCGGTGCCGACTTCTCGGTAAACGGCGGCATGAACATGCAGTAA
- the phaC gene encoding class I poly(R)-hydroxyalkanoic acid synthase, which produces MDNNAHTFKTFWSGQVPFIASFAVQQLRLWVNSNPWFSGHDHDTWFDLPRETLDSLQADYQVEWAQLGQKLLTGQPFSFDDRRFTSGNWSAPLFGSLAAFYLLNSSFLLKLLDKLLIDEKKARQRLRYLVEQAIAASAPSNFLASNPDALQRAVETQGASLITGMQHLASDMNEGKMRQCDSGAFKVGVDLANTPGEVVFENQIFQLIQYYPQSETQYKQPVLVVPPSINKYYILDLRPDNSMVRHLLEKGHPVFLVSWRNFDQEHAGTTWDDLIEHGVINALQVTREISGQQRINCVGFCIGGTLLSTALAVLAARGDREIASLSLFATFLDYLDTGPIDIFVDEELVAYRERTIGGVNGPIGLFRGEDMGNTFSLLRPNELWWNYNVDKYLKGQKPIPLDLLFWNNDSTNLPGPMYCWYLRHTYLQNDLKSGELECCGTKLDLRAIDAPAYILATHDDHIVPWKSAYASTHLLSGPKRFVLGASGHIAGVVNPPAKQKRHYWTNNRVTKNPETWFKNAEQQPGSWWNDWFNWLEGHSGERQPAVAHTGNDKYPPLEPAPGSFVKQ; this is translated from the coding sequence ATGGACAACAACGCGCATACATTCAAAACCTTCTGGTCAGGACAGGTTCCGTTCATCGCCTCTTTTGCAGTGCAACAACTGCGCCTGTGGGTGAACAGCAATCCCTGGTTTTCCGGGCATGACCACGACACCTGGTTCGACCTGCCTCGCGAAACCCTGGACAGCCTTCAAGCGGACTACCAGGTTGAATGGGCTCAACTCGGCCAAAAACTGCTGACCGGCCAGCCCTTCAGTTTCGATGATCGACGTTTCACCAGCGGCAACTGGAGCGCACCACTGTTCGGCTCGCTCGCCGCGTTTTACCTGCTCAACTCCAGCTTCCTGCTGAAACTGCTCGACAAGCTGCTGATCGACGAAAAGAAAGCACGCCAACGCCTGCGCTATCTGGTGGAGCAAGCCATTGCCGCCAGCGCACCGAGCAATTTCCTGGCCAGTAACCCTGATGCATTGCAGCGTGCGGTCGAGACCCAAGGCGCCAGCCTGATCACAGGGATGCAGCATCTGGCCAGCGACATGAATGAAGGCAAGATGCGCCAGTGCGATAGCGGCGCCTTCAAGGTTGGCGTCGACCTGGCCAATACCCCGGGCGAAGTCGTCTTCGAGAATCAGATCTTCCAACTCATCCAGTACTACCCGCAAAGCGAAACCCAGTACAAGCAGCCGGTGCTCGTCGTACCGCCGTCGATCAACAAGTACTACATCCTCGATCTGCGCCCGGACAACTCGATGGTCCGCCACCTGCTGGAAAAGGGGCACCCCGTATTCCTGGTCTCCTGGCGCAATTTTGACCAGGAACACGCCGGCACCACCTGGGATGACCTGATCGAGCACGGGGTAATCAACGCCCTGCAAGTCACCCGCGAGATCAGTGGCCAGCAGCGAATCAATTGCGTGGGCTTCTGCATCGGCGGCACCTTGTTGAGCACCGCGTTGGCCGTACTGGCGGCACGTGGCGACCGCGAGATCGCCAGCCTGAGCCTGTTCGCCACGTTCCTGGATTATCTGGATACCGGCCCGATCGACATCTTCGTCGATGAAGAACTGGTGGCCTACCGCGAGCGCACCATTGGTGGTGTGAACGGCCCCATCGGTCTGTTCCGTGGCGAGGACATGGGCAATACCTTTTCCCTGCTGCGCCCCAACGAGCTGTGGTGGAACTACAACGTCGACAAATACCTCAAGGGGCAGAAGCCGATTCCACTGGATCTGCTGTTCTGGAACAACGACAGCACCAACCTTCCAGGGCCGATGTACTGCTGGTACCTGCGCCACACCTACCTGCAGAATGATTTGAAATCAGGCGAGCTGGAGTGCTGCGGGACCAAGCTGGATTTGCGTGCAATCGACGCTCCCGCCTACATCCTGGCGACCCATGACGATCACATCGTGCCGTGGAAGAGCGCCTACGCCAGCACCCACCTGCTCTCCGGGCCCAAGCGTTTCGTACTGGGCGCTTCCGGGCATATCGCTGGCGTCGTCAATCCGCCGGCCAAGCAGAAGCGTCATTACTGGACCAACAATCGGGTCACCAAAAACCCGGAGACCTGGTTCAAGAATGCCGAGCAGCAACCTGGTAGCTGGTGGAATGACTGGTTCAACTGGCTGGAGGGACACTCCGGCGAGCGCCAACCTGCGGTTGCGCACACCGGCAATGACAAATACCCGCCTCTGGAGCCGGCTCCAGGCAGTTTTGTGAAGCAATGA
- a CDS encoding magnesium and cobalt transport protein CorA — protein MGRVVAAAVYSAGKRVTNITLDEGAAWAAKPGHFVWIGLEEPSAEELYNLQRQFNLHELAIEDALEKHSRPKLETFGDALFIVTYSPIMEEGKLKFIETHIFAGNGYIITARNGHSASYAHVRQRCEARPLLLEHGEDFVLYAILDFVIENYQPMGEAIHAQIDELERNVMCSSLNERDIQKLHSLRRDVLRLRRFAAPMVEIGEELQKLSFPFIDKNMRPYFRDVQIHVTRQMEDLTTLADIASQTIEVGVLLEASRQSVVQRKFAAWAAILAFPTAVAGIYGMNFQNMPELTWHYGYFGVLAFITVGCVGLWASFKKSGWL, from the coding sequence ATGGGTAGAGTTGTTGCTGCTGCGGTTTACAGTGCTGGCAAGAGAGTCACCAATATCACCCTCGACGAAGGCGCGGCCTGGGCTGCAAAGCCTGGTCACTTTGTCTGGATCGGCCTTGAAGAGCCGAGCGCCGAGGAACTGTACAACCTGCAACGCCAGTTCAACCTGCATGAACTGGCCATTGAAGACGCCCTGGAAAAACACAGCCGTCCCAAGCTGGAAACCTTCGGCGATGCGCTGTTCATCGTCACGTATTCGCCCATCATGGAAGAGGGCAAACTCAAGTTCATCGAGACCCATATTTTTGCCGGCAATGGCTACATCATTACCGCGCGCAACGGCCATTCGGCGTCCTACGCTCATGTCCGCCAGCGTTGTGAGGCGCGTCCGTTGTTGTTGGAGCATGGGGAAGATTTCGTACTCTATGCCATCCTCGATTTCGTCATTGAAAACTACCAGCCGATGGGCGAAGCCATTCATGCGCAAATCGATGAGTTGGAGCGCAATGTCATGTGCAGCTCGCTGAACGAGCGCGACATTCAAAAACTTCACAGCCTGCGCCGCGATGTACTGCGCTTGCGCCGGTTCGCGGCGCCGATGGTGGAGATTGGCGAGGAACTGCAAAAGCTGAGCTTCCCCTTCATCGACAAGAACATGCGCCCGTACTTTCGCGATGTGCAGATTCACGTAACGCGGCAGATGGAAGACCTGACGACCCTGGCCGATATCGCCAGCCAGACCATCGAGGTCGGGGTGTTGCTGGAGGCGTCACGCCAGAGCGTGGTGCAGCGCAAGTTTGCCGCTTGGGCGGCGATCCTGGCGTTCCCGACAGCGGTGGCGGGGATTTACGGGATGAACTTCCAGAACATGCCGGAGTTGACCTGGCATTACGGGTATTTCGGGGTTCTGGCGTTTATCACGGTGGGGTGTGTGGGGTTGTGGGCGAGCTTCAAGAAGTCGGGGTGGTTGTAG
- a CDS encoding crotonase/enoyl-CoA hydratase family protein, whose product MSELISYHLEDGIATLTLSNGKVNAISPDVIAAFNAALDQAVTDRAVVIITGQPGILSGGYDLKVMTSGPKEAVALVTAGSTLARRLLSHPFPVIVACPGHAVAKGAFLLLSADYRIGVDGPFSIGLNEVQIGMTMHHAGIELARDRLRKSAFHRSVINGEMFNPQSAVDAGFLDVVVSAEELQGAALAAARQLKKINMTAHKNTKLKVRKALLDTLDNAIMLDQEHMG is encoded by the coding sequence ATGAGTGAGTTGATTTCCTACCACCTCGAAGACGGTATCGCGACCCTGACCTTGAGCAACGGCAAGGTCAATGCCATCTCTCCGGACGTGATTGCGGCGTTCAACGCTGCGCTGGATCAGGCAGTGACTGATCGCGCGGTGGTGATCATTACCGGTCAGCCAGGGATTCTGTCGGGCGGGTACGATCTGAAGGTCATGACGTCCGGCCCTAAAGAAGCCGTGGCGCTGGTGACAGCCGGCTCGACGCTGGCCCGTCGCCTGTTGTCGCACCCGTTCCCGGTGATCGTGGCCTGCCCTGGCCATGCCGTGGCCAAGGGCGCGTTTCTGCTGCTGTCCGCCGACTATCGCATCGGTGTCGACGGTCCGTTCAGCATCGGCCTGAACGAAGTACAGATCGGCATGACCATGCACCACGCCGGTATCGAGCTGGCCCGAGATCGCCTGCGCAAATCGGCGTTCCACCGCTCGGTGATCAACGGTGAAATGTTCAATCCGCAGTCTGCCGTGGATGCCGGTTTCCTTGACGTGGTGGTGTCGGCCGAGGAGCTGCAAGGTGCAGCACTGGCGGCGGCGCGTCAGTTGAAGAAGATCAACATGACCGCGCACAAGAACACCAAGCTCAAAGTACGCAAGGCACTGCTGGACACCCTGGACAACGCAATCATGCTGGATCAGGAGCATATGGGCTAA
- a CDS encoding acetyl-CoA C-acetyltransferase, which produces MNEVVIVAATRTAIGSFQGALSAIPATELGAAVIRRLLEQTGVEAAQIDEVILGQVLTAGAGQNPARQTAIKAGLPHTTPALTLNKVCGSGLKAVHLAVQAIRCGDAELIIAGGQENMSLAPYVLPKARTGLRMGHAQLQDSMIQDGLWDAFNDYHMGITAENLAQKYEISREAQDAFAAASQQKAAAAIEGGRFQSEITPILIPQRKGEPLAFDTDEQPRVDSTAQALAKLKPAFQKDGSVTAGNASTLNDGAAVLLLASAAKAQELGLPVLAKIKAYASAGVDPSIMGIGPVPATRLTLQKAGWNVEDLDLIEANEAFAAQALAVGKEMGWDTSKVNVNGGAIALGHPIGASGARILVSLVHELIRRDGKKGLATLCIGGGQGVGLAIER; this is translated from the coding sequence ATGAACGAAGTCGTAATCGTTGCCGCTACTCGTACCGCCATTGGCAGTTTCCAGGGTGCTTTGTCTGCAATTCCCGCGACCGAACTGGGTGCCGCAGTGATTCGCCGCCTGCTGGAGCAGACGGGTGTCGAAGCTGCGCAAATTGATGAAGTGATCCTCGGCCAGGTACTCACTGCCGGTGCCGGGCAAAACCCGGCGCGCCAGACCGCAATCAAGGCAGGCTTGCCCCACACCACCCCAGCCCTGACCTTGAACAAGGTCTGCGGCTCCGGCCTCAAGGCGGTCCACCTCGCCGTCCAGGCCATCCGTTGCGGCGACGCGGAACTGATCATTGCTGGCGGCCAGGAAAACATGAGCCTGGCCCCCTATGTCCTGCCCAAGGCTCGCACCGGCCTGCGCATGGGCCATGCGCAATTGCAGGACAGCATGATCCAGGATGGTCTGTGGGACGCCTTCAACGACTACCACATGGGTATCACCGCCGAGAACCTGGCGCAGAAGTACGAAATCTCCCGTGAAGCACAGGATGCCTTCGCTGCCGCTTCGCAACAGAAGGCCGCCGCCGCCATCGAGGGCGGGCGTTTCCAGAGCGAAATCACCCCGATCCTGATCCCTCAGCGCAAGGGTGAACCGCTGGCCTTCGACACCGACGAACAGCCGCGTGTCGACAGCACCGCGCAAGCCTTGGCAAAACTCAAGCCGGCCTTCCAGAAAGACGGCAGCGTGACCGCCGGCAACGCCTCGACCCTCAACGATGGTGCGGCCGTGCTGTTGCTGGCCAGCGCCGCCAAAGCCCAAGAGCTGGGCCTCCCGGTACTGGCCAAGATCAAAGCGTATGCCAGCGCCGGTGTAGACCCGTCGATCATGGGCATCGGCCCGGTCCCGGCGACACGCCTGACCCTGCAAAAGGCCGGCTGGAACGTCGAGGACCTGGACCTGATCGAAGCCAACGAAGCCTTCGCCGCCCAGGCGCTGGCGGTTGGCAAAGAGATGGGCTGGGACACCAGCAAAGTCAACGTCAACGGCGGCGCGATCGCCCTTGGCCATCCGATCGGCGCGTCGGGGGCACGGATCCTGGTGTCGCTGGTGCACGAACTGATCCGTCGCGATGGCAAGAAAGGACTGGCCACCTTGTGCATCGGTGGCGGACAAGGCGTCGGCCTGGCTATCGAACGCTAA